One window of Candidatus Brocadiaceae bacterium genomic DNA carries:
- a CDS encoding glycosyltransferase family 2 protein produces the protein MRTPAADHEAVSLAPEPPTEGRGPTVSIVVPVGTGGAFTHECLSALLRSIDAFEGEAEAVLVFNGLSTDQRRGLDAVVAHPAVRLLEHPERLGSAPARCLGIRTARADLILLTDADCRVPVDWVATMAAAAAGHRVVSGHVESDDGPRNAYVRVQQEIDRLRNSAALPGGSRRYPTVSNMAAPSELLRLVDDDPLNTTEDFQLSTELIAREIPVVNLEHVVVTTQYPATFLRSVRRQERHAIGTAYAQRQWSRSEWRRMGMAGPLALAATSPFRAWRMRLRVHERAIAWALRLCFAVQWARHLIRLRGRPARQTGGRASR, from the coding sequence ATGCGGACGCCGGCCGCAGACCACGAGGCGGTGTCCCTCGCACCAGAGCCGCCGACGGAGGGACGCGGCCCCACCGTCTCGATCGTGGTCCCCGTGGGCACGGGAGGCGCCTTCACGCACGAGTGCCTGAGCGCCCTCCTTCGCTCGATCGACGCCTTCGAAGGCGAAGCGGAGGCCGTCCTGGTGTTCAACGGGCTGAGCACGGACCAGCGCCGGGGGCTCGACGCCGTCGTCGCGCATCCGGCCGTGCGGCTGCTGGAACACCCCGAGCGGCTCGGCTCGGCCCCGGCGCGCTGCCTGGGCATCCGCACGGCCCGGGCCGACCTCATCCTGCTGACCGATGCCGACTGCCGGGTACCCGTCGACTGGGTCGCGACGATGGCGGCGGCCGCCGCCGGTCACCGGGTGGTCAGCGGCCACGTGGAGTCGGACGACGGCCCGAGGAACGCCTATGTGCGCGTGCAACAGGAGATCGACCGCCTCCGCAACTCCGCCGCGCTGCCCGGCGGCTCCCGCCGTTACCCCACGGTCTCCAACATGGCGGCGCCGAGCGAACTCCTGCGCCTCGTCGACGACGACCCCCTCAACACGACCGAGGACTTCCAGCTCTCCACGGAGCTGATCGCCCGGGAGATCCCCGTGGTCAACCTGGAGCACGTCGTGGTGACGACGCAGTATCCGGCCACCTTCCTGCGGTCGGTACGGCGACAGGAGCGACACGCCATCGGAACGGCGTACGCCCAGAGGCAGTGGAGCCGAAGCGAGTGGCGCCGGATGGGCATGGCCGGCCCCCTGGCGCTGGCGGCGACGTCGCCCTTCCGGGCATGGCGGATGCGCCTGCGCGTCCATGAGCGCGCCATCGCCTGGGCGCTCCGGCTCTGCTTCGCGGTGCAGTGGGCGCGCCACCTGATCCGGCTGCGGGGCCGCCCCGCGCGACAGACCGGCGGCCGCGCGTCGCGCTGA
- a CDS encoding pyridoxal phosphate-dependent aminotransferase: MALSRIAQHVQPSATMAVDARARQLVRDGVDVVAFTVGEPDFDTPDHIKEAGCRAIRDGFTKYTAPAGMPELRAAVARKFRTDNALDCTPEQVLVSNGGKQTIYMILLALVQPGDQVLLPAPYWVSYADQARMCGAEPVAIDCSTDPDMKLTPDRLEAACTDRARLLVLNSPCNPTGAVLTEDELRPLVEIALAHDLWILSDEIYEKLIYDGLQHVSPASFGRRAMEKVVTVNGVSKTYAMTGWRIGYAAGPRDVIAAAVKLQSNLSSGPNSMAQKAALEALTGPQASVDRMREAFDRRRRLIVDGLNAIPGVRCAMPQGAFYAFADCRALLGKTYGDHPVDNSVELCEALLDQVHVAAVPGIAFGVDGYVRFSYATSEQTIRRGLERLARFAAGGR; this comes from the coding sequence ATGGCCTTGTCCAGAATCGCGCAGCACGTCCAACCATCGGCCACCATGGCGGTCGACGCCCGGGCCAGGCAACTGGTCCGCGACGGCGTCGACGTCGTCGCCTTCACCGTCGGCGAGCCGGACTTCGACACGCCCGACCACATCAAGGAGGCCGGCTGCCGCGCCATCCGCGACGGCTTCACGAAGTACACCGCCCCCGCCGGCATGCCCGAACTGCGCGCCGCCGTCGCCCGGAAGTTCAGAACCGACAACGCCCTCGACTGCACCCCCGAGCAGGTCCTCGTCTCCAACGGCGGCAAGCAGACGATCTACATGATCCTCCTGGCCCTCGTACAGCCCGGCGACCAGGTGCTCCTGCCCGCCCCCTATTGGGTCAGCTACGCCGACCAGGCGCGCATGTGCGGCGCCGAACCCGTCGCCATCGACTGCAGCACCGATCCGGACATGAAGCTGACGCCGGACCGGCTCGAGGCCGCCTGCACCGACCGCGCCCGGCTGCTCGTCCTGAACTCCCCGTGCAACCCCACCGGCGCGGTGCTCACGGAGGACGAACTGCGTCCCCTGGTCGAGATCGCCCTGGCGCACGACCTCTGGATCCTCTCCGACGAGATCTACGAGAAGCTCATCTACGACGGCCTGCAGCACGTCAGCCCGGCTTCCTTCGGCCGGCGGGCCATGGAGAAGGTCGTCACCGTCAACGGCGTCTCGAAGACCTACGCCATGACCGGCTGGCGCATCGGCTATGCGGCCGGCCCCCGGGACGTCATCGCCGCCGCCGTCAAGCTCCAGAGCAACCTGTCGAGCGGGCCCAACAGCATGGCCCAGAAGGCCGCCCTGGAGGCCCTCACGGGCCCCCAGGCGTCCGTGGACCGGATGCGGGAGGCATTCGACCGCCGGCGCCGCCTCATCGTCGACGGGCTCAACGCCATCCCCGGCGTCCGCTGCGCCATGCCGCAGGGCGCCTTCTACGCCTTCGCCGACTGCCGCGCCCTGCTGGGGAAGACCTACGGCGACCACCCCGTCGACAACAGCGTCGAACTCTGCGAGGCGTTGCTCGACCAGGTCCACGTGGCCGCCGTGCCGGGCATCGCCTTCGGCGTGGACGGCTACGTCCGGTTCTCCTACGCCACGTCCGAACAGACGATCCGCCGGGGCCTGGAACGCCTCGCGCGGTTCGCCGCCGGAGGCCGGTAG
- a CDS encoding serine/threonine protein kinase, whose amino-acid sequence MAKGGQVQIAELLRDYWVGDLLGTGARSQIYAVKRRSDGYDFAVKFVQVRTAQDRRIVDHLENEFQVLQAVHNPKRQPSEFIIFPVEFRKVKSMLKLQAAYLVMERAGGRSLFDRRDYPLEDVLTIFRQACHALQHIHSVGYVHADLKPQQILVDDLKMIKMIDFGFAAPIGSKLDTSKGTFGYLAPEQAGGRLTAKTDVFNLGAALYWVLTGRNLPSIMPGRHDRSGFVPGEAVSIPPPSVLNPTVPEELSEMVLRCCHPDGHARPTAQELKRYLYGLALRLDYGAVA is encoded by the coding sequence ATGGCCAAGGGCGGTCAGGTGCAGATTGCCGAGCTGCTGCGCGACTACTGGGTCGGCGATCTGCTGGGGACCGGCGCGCGCAGTCAGATCTACGCCGTCAAGCGCAGGAGCGACGGCTACGACTTCGCCGTCAAGTTCGTCCAGGTGCGCACGGCCCAGGACCGGCGCATCGTCGACCATCTCGAGAACGAATTCCAGGTGCTCCAGGCCGTGCACAACCCCAAGCGGCAGCCCTCGGAGTTCATCATCTTCCCGGTCGAGTTCCGCAAGGTCAAGTCGATGCTCAAGCTCCAGGCCGCCTACCTGGTCATGGAGCGCGCCGGCGGCCGCTCGCTGTTCGACCGGCGCGACTACCCCCTGGAGGACGTGCTGACCATCTTCCGCCAGGCGTGCCACGCCCTGCAGCACATCCACAGCGTGGGCTACGTCCACGCGGACCTGAAGCCGCAGCAGATACTGGTCGACGATCTGAAGATGATCAAGATGATCGACTTCGGCTTCGCCGCGCCGATCGGCTCGAAGCTGGACACGTCCAAGGGCACCTTCGGCTACCTTGCGCCCGAACAGGCCGGCGGCCGGCTGACGGCCAAGACGGACGTGTTCAACCTGGGCGCGGCCCTCTACTGGGTCCTGACCGGCCGGAACCTGCCCTCGATCATGCCCGGACGGCACGACCGCAGCGGGTTCGTGCCCGGCGAGGCGGTCAGCATCCCGCCGCCGTCGGTCCTGAACCCCACGGTGCCCGAGGAGCTGTCCGAGATGGTGCTGCGCTGCTGCCATCCGGACGGGCATGCGCGCCCGACGGCCCAGGAGCTGAAGCGCTACCTCTACGGTCTGGCGCTGCGCCTGGACTACGGAGCGGTCGCCTGA
- a CDS encoding response regulator: MGTGRQSVVVRRLLLVENERHRIDELRDAFADDGYECEVALDFATARYIVGERLMDLAVVNSTLVEMPDERLVGELKAANPEMALVIYHGKATKARQRKLRRLGADSYLSKASDTISIIRAVRSLGERRGTRPSPPAAPADR, from the coding sequence ATGGGAACCGGCCGCCAGAGTGTCGTCGTTCGACGGCTGCTGCTTGTCGAGAACGAGCGGCACCGGATCGACGAACTGCGCGATGCCTTCGCCGACGACGGCTACGAGTGCGAGGTCGCCCTGGACTTCGCAACGGCGCGCTACATCGTCGGCGAACGGCTGATGGACCTGGCCGTCGTCAACTCCACCCTCGTCGAGATGCCCGACGAGCGGCTCGTCGGCGAGCTGAAGGCGGCCAACCCCGAGATGGCCCTGGTGATCTACCACGGGAAGGCGACCAAGGCGCGGCAGCGGAAGTTGCGCCGTCTGGGGGCGGACAGCTACCTGAGCAAGGCGAGCGACACGATCTCGATCATCCGGGCCGTCCGTTCCCTGGGCGAGCGCCGGGGGACGCGTCCGTCGCCCCCGGCGGCCCCTGCAGATCGATGA
- the alr gene encoding alanine racemase: protein MAPPIVASVDLNAIMHNARMVRALVRPAGLCAVVKANAYGHGAAAAAHVLAAAGTDMFAVAAIEEAVDLREAGIRAPILLFGALASSDVAEVLQHDVTACVTDEPSARELAGRARARHAQACVHVKVDTGMHRLGFDWETAAEAVLRLAGLEGLRVTGIFTHYACADAADPAVTEGQTRRFRSVLSRLEQAGMALPLAHAANSATVLRMPDARFDAVRPGLILYGMRPAAGMAPEVDLHPALCLRTSVGYCRRVKRGEALGYGHTFTAWRDSLIGVLPAGYADGYGRWFSNLGEVLVRGTRVPVVGRVCMDQTLVDLTDLPGVQPGEEAVLYGRQGDACIRVEDMAARVGTIPYELTCAVGRRVRREYVLNGMVVADAGRAASISADALERLATLAAGTVHEHLPETPA from the coding sequence ATGGCTCCCCCGATCGTGGCCAGCGTCGATCTGAACGCAATCATGCACAATGCGCGGATGGTCCGCGCACTGGTCCGTCCGGCAGGGCTCTGTGCGGTGGTCAAGGCGAACGCCTACGGACACGGCGCTGCGGCGGCGGCGCACGTGCTGGCGGCGGCCGGCACCGACATGTTCGCCGTGGCGGCCATCGAGGAGGCCGTGGACCTGCGCGAGGCGGGCATCCGCGCGCCGATCCTCCTGTTCGGCGCCCTGGCTTCGAGCGACGTGGCCGAGGTGCTGCAGCATGACGTGACCGCCTGCGTGACCGACGAGCCCTCTGCGCGCGAACTGGCCGGCCGGGCCCGCGCCCGGCACGCGCAGGCGTGCGTGCACGTGAAGGTGGACACGGGCATGCATCGCCTGGGCTTCGATTGGGAGACGGCGGCCGAGGCCGTGCTGCGGCTGGCCGGGCTGGAGGGGCTGCGCGTCACCGGCATCTTTACGCACTACGCGTGTGCCGACGCGGCCGACCCGGCCGTCACCGAGGGCCAGACGCGGCGCTTCCGCTCGGTGCTCAGCCGGCTCGAGCAGGCGGGGATGGCGCTCCCGCTCGCGCACGCGGCCAACAGCGCGACCGTGCTGCGCATGCCGGACGCCCGCTTCGACGCCGTGCGCCCCGGGCTGATCCTGTACGGGATGCGGCCGGCCGCCGGGATGGCCCCGGAGGTGGACCTGCACCCCGCCCTGTGCCTGCGGACGTCGGTGGGCTACTGCCGGCGCGTGAAGCGCGGCGAGGCGCTCGGCTACGGGCACACCTTCACCGCCTGGCGCGATTCGCTCATCGGCGTGCTGCCCGCGGGCTACGCGGACGGCTACGGGCGCTGGTTCTCGAACCTCGGCGAGGTGCTCGTGCGCGGCACGCGCGTGCCGGTCGTCGGCCGCGTCTGCATGGACCAGACGCTCGTGGACCTGACCGACCTCCCCGGTGTGCAGCCGGGGGAGGAGGCCGTGCTCTACGGCCGGCAGGGCGATGCGTGCATTCGCGTGGAGGACATGGCCGCGCGCGTCGGCACCATCCCCTACGAGCTGACCTGCGCCGTGGGGCGCCGCGTGCGCCGGGAGTACGTCCTTAACGGAATGGTCGTGGCGGACGCGGGCCGTGCGGCGTCCATCTCGGCGGACGCGCTCGAACGGCTGGCCACCCTTGCCGCCGGCACAGTCCATGAACACCTTCCTGAAACGCCTGCTTGA
- a CDS encoding AAA family ATPase has product MNTFLKRLLEAERVDLAGALAGAGPDVPAALLLLAGLTPEKCPLTEHVQAAMDALLADAPPEAAPPEADAESALSPWWTAMPAAYVAAAFRHVGLAEVCTPGAPSARLSRPHARESVRAMREVLRGGGVPFTVREHAASLILGAGRIARPGARADETCRKLSCRADLRALYHLERAELCALGRGPHEAPMQRLEAFRERAERCGVFGEPCAPPLSAAEVRAAGFEDPVQRHRVLNALRYFGLVARVDEHDWFVERLQEEPVVPGGRLHLLIGPAGCGKSTWARLHRPEVEVVSTDRMREVLTGDPSDQSQNYLVFQRCMDRLRALLGEGRDVVFDATNYCEAVRALPVQAGRWSGAEISSHLFDVGLAESLRRNLLRPRTVPEDVIRKQYRLLQAPALYEADRQYIVDPDGRLAQYWPLPEDGQ; this is encoded by the coding sequence ATGAACACCTTCCTGAAACGCCTGCTTGAGGCCGAACGCGTCGACCTGGCCGGCGCCCTGGCCGGCGCCGGGCCCGACGTGCCGGCCGCCCTGCTCCTGCTTGCGGGCCTGACGCCCGAGAAGTGCCCCCTGACAGAGCACGTTCAGGCGGCCATGGACGCCCTGCTGGCGGACGCGCCGCCCGAGGCCGCCCCGCCCGAGGCGGACGCCGAGTCCGCCCTGAGTCCCTGGTGGACGGCCATGCCGGCGGCCTACGTGGCCGCCGCCTTCCGGCACGTCGGCCTGGCTGAGGTGTGCACGCCCGGGGCGCCGTCCGCGCGGCTGTCGCGGCCGCACGCGCGCGAGAGCGTGCGCGCCATGCGGGAGGTGCTGCGCGGGGGCGGCGTGCCGTTCACCGTGCGCGAGCATGCGGCGTCGCTCATCCTGGGGGCCGGTCGCATCGCCCGGCCGGGCGCCCGTGCGGATGAGACGTGCCGGAAGCTGTCGTGCCGGGCGGACCTGCGGGCGCTCTACCACCTGGAGCGTGCGGAGCTGTGCGCGCTCGGCCGCGGGCCGCACGAGGCGCCCATGCAGCGCCTCGAGGCCTTCCGCGAGCGGGCGGAGCGGTGCGGCGTCTTCGGCGAGCCCTGCGCTCCGCCGCTCTCGGCTGCGGAGGTCCGTGCGGCGGGCTTTGAGGACCCGGTGCAGCGCCACCGGGTGCTCAACGCCCTGCGCTACTTCGGGCTGGTCGCCCGCGTGGACGAGCACGACTGGTTCGTCGAGCGGCTGCAGGAGGAGCCCGTCGTGCCCGGTGGCCGCCTGCACCTTCTGATCGGGCCGGCCGGCTGCGGCAAGTCCACGTGGGCGCGGCTGCACCGGCCCGAGGTCGAGGTGGTCTCGACCGACCGGATGCGCGAGGTGCTGACGGGCGATCCGTCCGACCAGAGCCAGAACTACCTGGTTTTTCAGCGGTGCATGGACCGCCTGCGTGCCCTGCTCGGCGAGGGACGCGACGTGGTGTTCGACGCCACGAACTACTGCGAGGCCGTCCGGGCGCTGCCCGTGCAGGCGGGGCGCTGGTCGGGGGCGGAGATCAGCAGTCACCTCTTCGACGTCGGCCTGGCCGAGTCGCTCCGGCGCAACCTGCTGCGCCCGCGCACCGTCCCGGAGGACGTGATCCGCAAGCAGTACCGCCTCCTGCAGGCGCCGGCCCTCTATGAGGCCGACCGCCAGTACATCGTCGACCCCGACGGGCGCCTCGCCCAGTACTGGCCGTTGCCGGAGGACGGGCAGTGA